Proteins from a single region of Scleropages formosus chromosome 22, fSclFor1.1, whole genome shotgun sequence:
- the LOC108923434 gene encoding glutathione peroxidase 1 — translation MAGEKTFYDFSAALVTGELFSFSSLRGKVVLIENVASLUGTTTRDYTQMNELQARYADKGLVVLGVPCNQFGHQENCKNEEILSSLKYVRPGNGFEPKFQLLEKADVNGKDAHPLFVFLKKKLPFPSDDSTSLINDPKHIIWSPVCRNDIAWNFEKFLIGPDGEPFKRYSRCFLTSHIEADIQKLLSLM, via the exons ATGGCGGGCGAGAAAACCTTCTACGACTTCTCGGCGGCTCTGGTCACCGGGGAGCTCTTCAGTTTCTCCTCTCTAAGGGGCAAAGTGGTGCTCATCGAGAACGTGGCGTCTCTCTGAGGAACGACCACCAGGGACTACACCCAGATGAACGAGCTGCAGGCGCGCTACGCCGACAAGGGGCTCGTCGTGTTGGGGGTTCCCTGCAACCAGTTCGGACACCAG GAGAACTGTAAGAATGAGGAGATCCTCAGCTCCCTCAAGTACGTCCGTCCAGGGAACGGCTTTGAGCCCAAGTTCCAGCTGTTGGAGAAAGCAGATGTGAACGGGAAGGACGCCCATCCGTTGTTCGTGTTCCTCAAGAAGAAGCTGCCTTTCCCCAGCGACGACTCCACGTCCCTCATAAACGACCCCAAGCACATCATCTGGAGCCCCGTGTGTCGGAATGACATCGCCTGGAACTTCGAGAAGTTCCTCATCGGGCCTGATGGAGAGCCCTTCAAGCGCTACAGCAGGTGTTTCCTCACCAGCCACATCGAGGCCGACATCCAGAAGCTCCTCAGTCTGATGTAG